Proteins encoded within one genomic window of Cytophagales bacterium:
- a CDS encoding DUF5686 and carboxypeptidase regulatory-like domain-containing protein gives MPLLRNYLAICILFISSLGFSQNQSIIRGKVTDENGVGLPFATLLLQNTSIGTTTNLQGEFEFSIPVGSHQMIVQFVGYERQIIPINDGNTTSLNIAMEPVILQLNAVTVSAKDKDPAYRVIRETIKKRKYHRDLVQAFGCDVYIKGLQRLDDRPDKILGVTITVDTGIVYLSESVSQFQFERPNKIKEVMISSKVSGNNNAFSWNQASDMLLNFYENGFSPEGLSERPIVSPIANNAFFFYDYKLEGFYQEGDRFVNKIKVIPRRATDPVYSGYLYIVEDQWNIHSVDLLVTKERGVEFLDSIRVHQVYAAMDHDIWMPVSQDFTFQFKVFGFKGSGHFVGVYSNYVVEPNYDVYQPKTATHTSQEKVDLFKKGHFTREVMKVEEEANDRDSLYWIKVRPIPLSKIEQEDYIVKDSVRLVKESRPYKDSVDRKSNTIKPGNLLTGYTYRNSFKGNYYTSSPLLNVINFNSVEGWVLDFTVNYRKILDRRTIWSIQPTVRYGFGNEQWYGKLETLYYVDDRKFTRWGVSGGHYIEQLNANNPIDFWSNSYFTITERRNFMKIFSKSFLHLNWRQEVKNGLLLNVSTEFQRRNPMENNVTKAFGESDENAYSSNHPENIEVANTQFDTHNATFLNASLRWRPGQRYINRPDRKVILGSKYPDLTLSIRAAVPVTHNAADFQQISFKVSDNLFLGYFGSLNYSTTIGTFLSKNRLEFLDFHHFNGNRIYTGQFGVTNFQTLDYYLFSTQDQYFEAHAEHHFNEFLLNNIPLIKKLNWQTVASVHTLNTPSAGNFTEWGIGIEHIFKFLRIDYYQGYHRGKLFSKGVRIGAGF, from the coding sequence ATGCCCTTGCTAAGGAATTACCTTGCCATTTGTATCCTATTCATTTCGTCTTTAGGCTTTAGCCAGAATCAATCGATCATTCGTGGAAAAGTGACCGATGAAAATGGCGTCGGACTCCCTTTCGCGACTTTGTTACTACAAAATACCTCGATCGGGACCACCACCAACCTTCAGGGCGAATTTGAATTCAGCATTCCTGTCGGAAGTCATCAGATGATCGTTCAGTTTGTGGGTTATGAACGCCAGATCATCCCTATCAATGATGGAAACACAACTTCTCTGAACATTGCAATGGAACCGGTTATTCTGCAACTGAATGCGGTCACAGTTTCTGCAAAGGATAAAGATCCGGCTTATCGGGTAATTCGTGAGACAATCAAGAAAAGAAAATACCACCGCGATCTGGTGCAAGCCTTTGGTTGTGATGTCTACATCAAAGGATTGCAGCGATTGGATGACCGACCGGATAAGATCCTGGGTGTAACGATCACGGTGGATACTGGGATCGTATACCTATCTGAATCGGTTTCACAATTCCAGTTCGAACGACCCAATAAGATCAAGGAGGTCATGATCTCTTCAAAAGTTAGTGGCAACAACAATGCCTTTAGCTGGAACCAGGCTTCGGACATGCTGCTCAACTTCTACGAAAATGGCTTTTCACCGGAAGGCCTTTCCGAGCGACCGATTGTATCCCCTATTGCCAATAATGCATTCTTTTTCTACGATTACAAACTAGAAGGATTTTATCAGGAAGGAGATCGGTTCGTCAACAAGATCAAGGTGATCCCCAGAAGAGCCACAGATCCGGTTTACAGCGGTTATTTATACATTGTGGAAGACCAGTGGAACATTCACAGTGTGGACCTTTTGGTAACCAAAGAACGTGGTGTCGAATTCCTGGACTCTATCCGGGTTCATCAGGTTTATGCGGCCATGGATCACGACATCTGGATGCCCGTCTCTCAGGACTTCACCTTTCAATTCAAAGTATTTGGATTCAAAGGCAGTGGCCACTTTGTGGGTGTTTATAGCAACTATGTCGTGGAGCCAAACTATGATGTTTATCAACCGAAAACAGCGACTCACACGTCTCAAGAGAAAGTAGATCTCTTCAAAAAAGGGCACTTCACCCGAGAGGTCATGAAAGTAGAAGAAGAGGCAAATGACCGGGATTCACTCTACTGGATCAAAGTCCGACCGATCCCGCTTTCTAAAATCGAACAAGAAGATTACATCGTCAAGGATAGCGTTCGTCTGGTGAAAGAATCTCGCCCCTATAAAGATTCGGTAGATCGAAAAAGCAATACCATCAAGCCTGGCAATTTATTGACCGGTTACACTTATCGAAATTCCTTCAAAGGTAATTACTACACTTCCAGCCCCTTATTGAATGTGATCAACTTCAATTCCGTAGAAGGTTGGGTGCTAGATTTTACTGTGAACTATAGAAAAATATTAGATCGAAGAACCATCTGGAGCATCCAACCTACAGTCCGATATGGATTTGGAAATGAACAATGGTACGGCAAATTGGAGACCTTGTATTATGTGGATGACCGAAAATTCACTCGCTGGGGCGTATCCGGCGGCCATTACATTGAACAACTGAACGCCAACAATCCCATCGATTTCTGGAGTAACTCTTACTTCACCATCACGGAAAGACGGAATTTCATGAAGATCTTCTCCAAAAGCTTTCTTCACCTTAATTGGCGACAGGAAGTAAAGAATGGATTGCTCTTAAATGTATCTACCGAATTTCAACGCAGGAATCCAATGGAAAACAACGTCACGAAAGCCTTTGGTGAATCCGACGAAAACGCCTATTCTTCCAACCACCCTGAAAACATTGAGGTGGCCAATACACAATTTGACACACACAATGCTACATTTTTAAATGCGAGCTTACGATGGCGCCCAGGCCAACGCTACATCAACCGTCCTGATCGTAAGGTCATCCTGGGTTCTAAATATCCGGATCTGACACTAAGTATCCGCGCTGCTGTGCCTGTCACACATAATGCCGCTGACTTTCAGCAAATCAGTTTCAAGGTCTCAGATAATCTTTTTCTGGGTTATTTCGGAAGTCTTAATTATTCTACGACTATCGGAACATTCTTAAGTAAGAACCGATTGGAATTCCTGGACTTTCATCATTTCAATGGCAATCGCATTTATACAGGACAGTTTGGAGTAACTAATTTTCAGACCCTCGACTATTACTTATTCTCAACCCAGGATCAATATTTTGAAGCACATGCGGAACACCATTTCAATGAATTCCTACTGAACAACATTCCTTTGATCAAGAAACTCAATTGGCAGACTGTTGCTTCCGTCCATACCTTGAACACCCCGTCAGCCGGCAATTTTACTGAATGGGGAATTGGTATTGAACACATCTTCAAATTCCTCCGGATTGACTATTACCAGGGTTATCATCGAGGAAAGCTTTTCTCAAAAGGCGTTCGGATCGGAGCAGGGTTTTGA